Proteins encoded together in one Mycolicibacter minnesotensis window:
- a CDS encoding SAF domain-containing protein, whose protein sequence is MAGSLNPTLISRVTQALHPDWTRTVRARRVTAGALVVLAGVAALRSDPHSDRVDVVVAARDIAPGTTVTRDDVLLESRSAQTVPDGAVTEVAAVAQATLAGPARRGEILTDVRLLGSRLTEATAGPGARIVGVHPADAALIDLVRPGDVVDVVTAGPDDSAGASPPAQVLASGGIVVLVSDKHNHDDRVVLVALPATAAVAVAGATLGQAITLTLR, encoded by the coding sequence ATGGCCGGCTCGCTCAACCCCACCCTGATCAGCCGGGTCACGCAGGCTCTGCACCCGGACTGGACCCGTACGGTGCGGGCACGCCGGGTGACAGCGGGAGCGCTGGTGGTCCTGGCCGGAGTCGCGGCACTGCGCTCCGACCCGCACAGCGACCGGGTCGACGTCGTGGTGGCGGCTCGCGACATAGCACCCGGCACCACCGTGACCCGCGACGACGTCTTACTCGAAAGCCGCTCTGCCCAAACAGTTCCCGACGGCGCCGTCACCGAGGTGGCCGCGGTGGCGCAGGCCACCTTGGCGGGTCCGGCCCGCCGTGGAGAGATCCTTACCGACGTTCGCCTGCTGGGTAGTCGACTCACCGAGGCAACCGCCGGGCCTGGGGCCCGCATCGTGGGCGTGCACCCTGCCGACGCCGCCCTGATCGACTTGGTGCGGCCCGGCGATGTGGTGGATGTGGTGACGGCCGGACCAGATGATTCGGCCGGTGCATCCCCGCCCGCGCAGGTGCTGGCCAGCGGCGGAATCGTGGTTCTGGTGTCCGACAAACACAATCACGACGACCGGGTGGTGCTGGTGGCGTTGCCGGCCACCGCCGCGGTGGCGGTGGCCGGCGCCACGCTGGGTCAGGCCATCACACTCACCCTGCGCTGA
- a CDS encoding FmdB family zinc ribbon protein, whose amino-acid sequence MPTYSYACTECSNRFDVVQAFTDDALTTCEQCNGRLRKIFGKVGVVFKGSGFYRNDSREAGKSTSNGSGTSSSAAASTSSSDSSSGSSDSSAKPAGDGGSKSGDSTKASTTPATATTAS is encoded by the coding sequence GTGCCCACCTACAGCTATGCCTGCACCGAGTGCAGCAACCGCTTCGACGTGGTCCAGGCCTTCACCGACGATGCACTGACCACGTGCGAGCAGTGCAACGGTCGGCTGCGCAAGATCTTCGGCAAGGTCGGCGTGGTCTTCAAGGGCAGCGGCTTCTACCGCAACGACAGCCGGGAAGCGGGCAAGTCGACGTCGAACGGCTCGGGAACCAGCAGCAGTGCCGCCGCCTCCACGTCCTCCAGTGACTCCAGCAGCGGGTCGAGCGACAGCAGCGCCAAACCGGCCGGCGACGGTGGTAGCAAGTCCGGCGACAGCACCAAGGCCAGCACCACCCCAGCCACGGCCACCACCGCCAGCTGA
- a CDS encoding response regulator transcription factor, with amino-acid sequence MATRVLVVDDDRAVRESLRRSLSFNGYSVSLATDGVEALEAITSERPDAMILDVMMPRLDGLEVCRQLRSTGDDLPILVLTARDSVSERVAGLDAGADDYLPKPFALEELLARMRALLRRTTAEDLSDSVAMSFEDLTLDPVTREVTRGDRQISLTRTEFALLEMLIANPRRVLTRSRILEEVWGFDFPTSGNALEVYIGYLRRKTEAEGEPRLIYTVRGVGYVLRETPP; translated from the coding sequence ATGGCTACCCGGGTACTGGTTGTTGATGACGATCGCGCTGTGCGCGAGTCGTTGCGTAGGTCTTTGTCGTTCAATGGTTACTCGGTCTCGCTGGCCACCGACGGCGTCGAGGCGCTGGAGGCGATCACCAGCGAGCGTCCGGACGCGATGATCTTGGACGTGATGATGCCGCGGCTGGACGGACTGGAGGTCTGCCGTCAGTTGCGCAGCACCGGTGACGACTTGCCGATCCTGGTGTTGACGGCGCGTGACTCGGTGTCCGAGCGGGTCGCCGGCCTGGATGCCGGCGCCGACGACTACCTGCCCAAGCCGTTCGCTCTGGAGGAACTGCTGGCGCGGATGCGGGCGCTGCTGCGCCGCACCACCGCCGAGGACCTGTCCGACTCCGTGGCGATGTCGTTCGAAGACCTGACCCTGGACCCGGTGACCCGCGAGGTCACTCGTGGCGACCGGCAGATCAGCCTGACCCGCACCGAGTTCGCGCTGCTGGAGATGCTGATCGCCAACCCGCGCCGGGTGCTGACCCGCAGCCGCATCCTCGAGGAGGTGTGGGGTTTCGACTTCCCCACCTCGGGCAATGCGCTGGAGGTCTACATCGGATACCTGCGCCGCAAGACCGAAGCCGAAGGGGAGCCGCGGCTGATCTACACCGTCCGCGGGGTGGGTTACGTGCTTCGTGAGACTCCCCCCTGA
- a CDS encoding 5-formyltetrahydrofolate cyclo-ligase, which produces MTDDAVVAAKSALRARLLAERRALHPQAHAAEAAALAGHLEALARDGDTVCAYVPVGSEPGSPVMLAALARRGVRVLVPVVRTEDDGTPLALWWGRFEPDSLTSARFGLLEPPAPWLPPQTLAEADLIVVPAVAVDRRGMRLGRGAGFYDRSLPWRRPQIPLVAVVRDAELLDTVPAQAHDVPMTHALTPGLGLVDLG; this is translated from the coding sequence GTGACCGACGACGCGGTGGTGGCTGCCAAGTCTGCGTTGCGGGCACGACTGCTCGCCGAAAGACGAGCACTGCACCCGCAGGCGCACGCCGCCGAGGCCGCGGCGCTGGCCGGACACCTCGAAGCGCTGGCGCGCGACGGCGACACGGTCTGCGCTTATGTGCCGGTGGGCAGTGAGCCAGGCTCCCCCGTGATGCTTGCCGCGCTGGCACGTCGTGGCGTACGGGTGCTGGTTCCGGTGGTCCGCACGGAGGACGACGGCACTCCCCTGGCTCTGTGGTGGGGCCGATTCGAGCCGGATTCGCTCACCAGCGCCCGGTTCGGCCTACTCGAACCACCCGCCCCGTGGCTGCCGCCGCAGACGCTGGCCGAGGCGGACCTGATCGTGGTGCCGGCGGTGGCCGTCGACCGCCGGGGGATGCGGCTGGGCCGCGGCGCCGGCTTCTACGACCGCTCGTTGCCCTGGCGCCGGCCGCAGATCCCGCTGGTCGCCGTCGTGCGCGACGCTGAACTGCTCGACACCGTGCCCGCGCAGGCCCACGACGTGCCGATGACGCACGCCCTCACGCCGGGGCTGGGCCTGGTGGACCTGGGCTGA
- the glp gene encoding molybdotransferase-like divisome protein Glp, whose protein sequence is MRSVEEQQARVAAAAVAPRPVRVAIAEAQGLMCAEEVVAERPMPAFDQAAIDGYAVRSVDVLGADAIGESAGGRDDAVVTLPVLGVIEAGARTPTRLQPKLATRIQTGAPMPILADAVLPLRWTDGGTSRVRVLRGVRPGDYVRRVGDDVQPGDVAVRAGTVVGAAQVGLLAAVGRDRVLVHPRPRLSVLAVGGELVDVNRTPGNGQVYDVDSYALAAAGRDAGAEVNRVGIVSNDPKKLREVVEGQLTRSEVVVIAGGVGGAAADEVRAVLSDLGDMEVARIAMHPGSVQGFGQLGPEGVPTFLLPTNPVSALVVFEVMIRPLIRLSLGKREPMRRMVRARTLGPIASMPGRKGFLRGQLMRDEDSGDYLVQVLGATGGTSSHLLATLAEANCLVVVPEEVEQIEAGELVDVAFLAQRG, encoded by the coding sequence GTGCGTTCGGTTGAGGAGCAGCAGGCCCGGGTCGCGGCTGCCGCGGTGGCGCCCCGCCCGGTCCGGGTGGCGATCGCCGAGGCGCAGGGATTGATGTGCGCCGAAGAGGTGGTTGCCGAGCGGCCCATGCCCGCCTTCGATCAGGCCGCCATCGACGGGTATGCGGTGCGCAGTGTCGACGTGCTGGGCGCGGACGCGATCGGTGAGAGTGCGGGCGGGCGCGATGACGCGGTCGTCACACTGCCGGTACTGGGTGTCATCGAGGCAGGAGCGCGGACCCCCACCCGGCTACAGCCGAAGCTGGCCACCCGGATTCAGACCGGAGCGCCCATGCCGATCCTGGCCGATGCGGTGCTGCCCCTGCGCTGGACCGATGGCGGCACCTCTCGGGTGCGGGTGCTCCGCGGCGTCCGTCCGGGCGACTATGTGCGGCGCGTAGGCGATGACGTGCAGCCCGGTGATGTCGCGGTGCGTGCCGGTACGGTCGTGGGCGCCGCCCAGGTGGGCTTGTTGGCGGCGGTGGGGCGTGACCGCGTGCTTGTGCACCCGCGCCCGCGCCTGTCGGTGTTGGCGGTGGGCGGCGAACTGGTCGACGTCAACCGGACGCCCGGCAATGGGCAGGTCTACGACGTCGACTCCTACGCGCTGGCCGCTGCCGGCCGGGACGCCGGCGCGGAGGTGAACCGCGTCGGCATCGTCAGCAATGACCCCAAGAAGCTGCGTGAGGTGGTCGAGGGCCAGCTCACTCGGTCCGAGGTGGTGGTGATCGCCGGTGGGGTCGGCGGTGCGGCGGCCGACGAGGTGCGTGCGGTGCTCTCTGACCTGGGGGACATGGAGGTCGCCCGGATCGCCATGCATCCCGGTTCGGTGCAGGGATTCGGTCAGCTCGGCCCCGAGGGGGTGCCGACCTTCCTGCTGCCCACCAACCCGGTCAGTGCGCTGGTGGTGTTCGAGGTGATGATCCGTCCGCTGATCCGGCTGTCGCTGGGCAAGCGTGAGCCGATGCGCCGGATGGTGCGGGCCCGCACCCTGGGCCCGATCGCGTCGATGCCCGGGCGCAAGGGCTTCCTGCGGGGCCAGCTGATGCGCGACGAGGACAGCGGCGATTACCTGGTGCAGGTGCTCGGGGCCACCGGCGGCACCTCGTCGCACCTGTTGGCCACGCTGGCCGAGGCGAACTGCTTGGTGGTGGTTCCCGAGGAGGTCGAGCAGATCGAGGCCGGCGAGCTGGTGGACGTCGCTTTCCTGGCCCAGCGCGGCTGA
- a CDS encoding UTP--glucose-1-phosphate uridylyltransferase, producing the protein MPTPKVPIPRTAIVPAAGLGTRFLPATKTVPKELLPVVDTPGIELVAAEAAEAGAERLVIVTSEGKDGVVAHFVEDLVLEGTLEARGKKAMLAKVRRAPELIKVESVVQAEPLGLGHAISCVEPTLSPDEDAVAVLLPDDLVLPTGVLETMSKVRARRGGTVLCAIEVTPEEVSAYGVFDVEALPDADNPDVMRVKGMVEKPKTGDAPSMYAAAGRYVLDRAVFDALRRIDRGAGGEVQLTDAIALMISEGHPVHVVVHRGSRHDLGNPGGYLKAAVDFALDRDDYGPDLRRWLVARLGLAEN; encoded by the coding sequence ATGCCCACGCCGAAGGTCCCCATTCCCCGCACCGCCATTGTGCCGGCGGCCGGTTTGGGGACCCGTTTCCTGCCCGCCACCAAGACGGTGCCCAAAGAGCTGCTGCCTGTCGTCGACACCCCCGGTATCGAGCTGGTGGCCGCCGAGGCGGCCGAGGCCGGCGCCGAGCGGCTGGTGATCGTCACCTCCGAAGGTAAGGACGGCGTGGTCGCGCACTTCGTCGAAGACTTGGTGCTGGAAGGCACGCTGGAGGCGCGCGGCAAGAAGGCGATGCTGGCGAAGGTCCGTCGCGCCCCGGAACTCATCAAGGTCGAGTCGGTGGTGCAGGCCGAGCCGCTGGGCCTCGGCCATGCCATCAGCTGTGTCGAGCCCACCCTGTCCCCGGACGAGGACGCGGTCGCGGTGCTGCTGCCCGACGATCTCGTGCTGCCCACCGGTGTGCTGGAGACCATGTCCAAGGTCCGGGCCCGCCGGGGCGGCACCGTGCTGTGCGCCATCGAGGTCACCCCCGAGGAGGTCAGTGCCTACGGGGTCTTCGATGTCGAGGCGCTGCCCGACGCCGACAACCCCGACGTGATGCGGGTCAAAGGGATGGTCGAGAAGCCCAAGACCGGCGATGCGCCGTCGATGTATGCCGCCGCTGGCCGCTATGTGCTGGACCGGGCGGTGTTCGACGCCTTGCGGCGCATCGACCGCGGCGCGGGTGGCGAGGTACAGCTCACCGATGCGATCGCGCTGATGATCTCCGAGGGGCATCCGGTACACGTGGTGGTGCACCGGGGCTCGCGACACGATCTGGGAAATCCGGGCGGCTACCTCAAAGCTGCGGTTGACTTTGCCCTGGACCGCGATGACTACGGTCCGGATCTGCGTCGGTGGTTGGTCGCGCGACTGGGCCTGGCGGAGAACTGA
- a CDS encoding S1C family serine protease yields MTNYPGYPPPPQQPERSTPTGAPATNQGGHSGYPGRSAQGSYPPPYDWRYAQPHQQATYRSAYDATYGRPGAGGAPQRRSSRTGGLVMGAVAIAAMSGVLGGVVGSALHSERKPAANGPTSSIQAPGVPAAVNLPDGSVEKVAAKVVPSVVMLETDLGRQSEEGSGIILSADGLILTNNHVVAAAAARADAGSKLDPGTKPDPGSKPDPGVKSAPKTMVTFADGRTAPFTVVGTDPASDIAVVRAQGVSDLTPITIGSSADLRVGQNVVAVGSPLGLEGTVTTGIVSALNRPVSTSGEAGNQNTVLDAIQTDAAINPGNSGGALVNMNGDLVGINSAIATMGGDSADAQSGSIGLGFAIPVDQAKRIADELINSPDHTASHASLGVRVTSERSLHGAKIVEVVPGEAASKAGLPEGATVTAFDKRPIGSADALVAAVRSKAPGDQVTLTYLDAAGASKTAQVTLGKAQQ; encoded by the coding sequence ATGACGAATTACCCCGGGTACCCCCCGCCGCCTCAGCAACCGGAACGGTCCACCCCGACCGGCGCTCCGGCGACCAATCAGGGCGGGCACTCCGGCTACCCGGGACGTAGCGCCCAGGGCTCCTACCCCCCGCCCTACGACTGGCGCTACGCCCAGCCGCACCAGCAGGCCACCTACCGTTCGGCTTATGACGCCACCTATGGCCGTCCTGGCGCGGGCGGGGCTCCGCAGCGGCGTTCCTCTCGTACCGGGGGACTGGTGATGGGGGCGGTCGCCATCGCGGCGATGTCGGGTGTGCTGGGCGGCGTGGTCGGTTCGGCGTTGCATTCCGAGCGCAAGCCTGCCGCCAACGGCCCCACGTCGAGCATTCAGGCCCCGGGGGTACCGGCCGCGGTGAATCTGCCGGACGGTTCGGTGGAGAAGGTCGCCGCCAAGGTGGTGCCCAGTGTCGTCATGCTGGAGACCGATCTGGGCCGCCAGTCCGAGGAGGGGTCGGGCATCATCTTGTCGGCTGACGGACTGATCCTGACCAACAACCACGTCGTTGCCGCAGCGGCTGCCAGGGCCGACGCGGGCAGCAAACTCGACCCGGGCACCAAGCCCGATCCCGGCAGCAAACCTGACCCTGGCGTTAAGTCGGCGCCGAAGACCATGGTGACCTTCGCCGACGGACGGACCGCCCCGTTCACGGTGGTGGGTACCGATCCGGCCAGCGACATCGCGGTGGTGCGCGCCCAGGGCGTCTCGGATCTGACCCCGATCACCATCGGCTCCTCAGCGGACCTGCGGGTGGGCCAGAACGTGGTGGCGGTCGGCTCGCCGCTTGGCCTGGAGGGCACCGTGACGACGGGGATCGTCAGCGCGCTGAACCGTCCGGTCTCCACCAGCGGCGAGGCGGGCAACCAGAACACCGTCTTGGACGCGATCCAGACCGACGCCGCCATCAACCCGGGTAACTCCGGCGGTGCGCTGGTCAATATGAACGGCGACCTGGTCGGGATCAACTCCGCGATCGCCACCATGGGCGGAGATTCCGCCGACGCCCAGAGCGGCTCGATCGGCCTCGGCTTCGCGATCCCGGTGGACCAGGCCAAACGGATCGCCGATGAGCTCATCAACTCGCCGGATCACACCGCCTCCCACGCCTCGCTGGGGGTGCGCGTCACCAGTGAGCGCAGCCTGCACGGCGCCAAGATCGTCGAGGTGGTGCCTGGTGAGGCGGCCTCCAAGGCCGGTCTGCCCGAGGGCGCGACGGTGACGGCGTTCGACAAGCGACCCATTGGCAGCGCCGATGCTCTGGTGGCCGCGGTGCGCTCCAAGGCACCCGGTGATCAGGTGACGCTGACCTATCTCGATGCCGCCGGAGCGTCTAAGACCGCGCAGGTCACGCTGGGCAAAGCGCAGCAGTAG
- a CDS encoding MogA/MoaB family molybdenum cofactor biosynthesis protein → MEQSRELAGRALVVVVDDRTAHGDEDHNGPLVTELLAEGGFMVDGVVAVAADEVEIRNALNTAVIGGVDLVVSVGGTGVTPRDVAPEATREILDRELLGIAEALRASGLSAGIAEAGLSRGLAGVSGSTLVVNLAGSRAAVRDGMATLNPLAAAIIGQLSSLEI, encoded by the coding sequence ATGGAGCAGTCCCGAGAACTGGCCGGCCGCGCACTCGTGGTCGTCGTTGACGACCGCACCGCCCACGGCGATGAAGACCATAACGGCCCTTTGGTGACCGAACTGTTGGCCGAAGGCGGATTCATGGTCGACGGTGTGGTCGCCGTGGCCGCCGACGAGGTGGAGATCCGCAATGCGCTGAACACCGCCGTGATCGGCGGGGTCGACCTGGTGGTTTCGGTCGGCGGCACCGGGGTCACCCCGCGCGACGTCGCACCCGAGGCCACCCGCGAGATTCTGGACCGTGAGCTGCTCGGCATCGCCGAGGCGTTGCGGGCGTCCGGCTTATCGGCCGGGATCGCCGAAGCCGGCCTGTCACGCGGTCTGGCCGGGGTCTCCGGCAGCACCCTGGTGGTCAACCTGGCCGGGTCCCGCGCGGCGGTGCGTGACGGGATGGCGACGCTCAATCCACTGGCGGCGGCGATCATCGGCCAGCTGTCCAGCCTGGAGATCTAG
- a CDS encoding acyclic terpene utilization AtuA family protein produces the protein MTAAVRIGNCSGFYGDRHAAMYEMLTGGQLDYLTGDYLAELTMLILGRDRMKHPERGYAKTFLTQLEQCLGLAVDQRVRIVANAGGLNPAGLADAVRELAQRLGIPARVAHVEGDDLLPRAAELGLGTPLTANAYLGAWGIAECLAGGADVVITGRVTDASVIVGPAAAHFGWSRTDYDQLAGAVVAGHVIECGIQASGGNYSFFTEIPTEKLLHPGFPLAEIHADGSSVITKHAGTGGLVSVDTVTAQLLYEVTGARYANPDVTARMDSIELSSDGPDRVRISGVTGEAPPPTYKVSLNSIGGFRNSTTFVLTGLDIEAKAELVRSQLEAAMTVRPAELQWTLSRTDHPDADTEETASALLHCVVRDPDPANVGRRFSAAGVELALASYPGFCVTAPPGDGQVYGVFTPGYVDATQVPHVAVHADGTRVDIPSATQTLELAAAAEPELPEALPAGPSRRSPLGAIAGARSGDKGGSANVGVWVRTEEQWRWLAHTLTTEKLRELLPETAALPVTRHLLPKLRAVNFVIEGILGQGVAYQARFDPQAKGLGEWLRSRHLEIPEQLLSEGEL, from the coding sequence ATGACAGCAGCCGTTCGGATCGGTAACTGCTCGGGGTTCTACGGCGACCGCCACGCCGCGATGTACGAGATGCTCACCGGCGGCCAACTGGACTATCTCACCGGTGACTACCTGGCCGAACTGACCATGCTGATCCTGGGCCGCGACCGGATGAAGCACCCGGAGCGTGGCTACGCCAAAACGTTCCTGACCCAGCTCGAACAGTGCCTCGGGCTGGCCGTGGACCAGCGTGTGCGCATCGTGGCCAACGCCGGCGGACTCAATCCGGCCGGCCTGGCCGACGCGGTGCGTGAGCTGGCGCAACGGCTCGGCATACCGGCCCGCGTCGCTCACGTCGAAGGCGACGACCTGCTGCCGCGTGCGGCAGAGCTGGGGTTGGGCACCCCGCTGACCGCCAACGCCTATCTGGGCGCCTGGGGAATCGCCGAGTGCCTGGCCGGCGGAGCCGACGTGGTGATCACCGGCCGCGTCACCGACGCCTCGGTGATCGTGGGGCCCGCGGCCGCCCACTTCGGCTGGAGCCGAACGGACTATGACCAGCTCGCCGGGGCGGTGGTTGCCGGCCACGTGATCGAGTGCGGCATTCAGGCCAGCGGCGGCAACTACTCCTTCTTCACCGAGATTCCCACCGAGAAGCTGCTGCATCCCGGATTCCCGCTCGCCGAGATCCACGCCGACGGCTCCTCGGTGATCACCAAGCACGCCGGCACCGGCGGACTGGTCAGCGTCGACACCGTCACCGCGCAGCTGCTCTATGAGGTGACCGGGGCGCGCTACGCCAATCCCGACGTCACCGCGCGGATGGACAGCATCGAGCTGAGTTCAGACGGACCGGACCGGGTACGGATCTCCGGTGTGACCGGCGAAGCACCGCCACCCACCTACAAGGTGTCGCTGAACAGCATCGGCGGATTCCGCAACTCCACCACCTTCGTGCTGACCGGTCTGGACATCGAGGCCAAGGCCGAGCTGGTGCGCAGCCAGCTCGAAGCGGCCATGACCGTGCGGCCGGCCGAGCTGCAGTGGACACTGTCGCGCACCGACCACCCCGACGCCGACACCGAGGAAACCGCCAGTGCCCTGCTGCACTGTGTGGTGCGCGACCCCGACCCGGCCAACGTGGGCCGCAGGTTCTCCGCCGCCGGTGTCGAGTTGGCGCTGGCCAGCTACCCCGGTTTCTGCGTGACCGCCCCGCCCGGTGACGGCCAGGTCTATGGGGTGTTCACCCCGGGATACGTCGATGCCACCCAGGTGCCTCATGTCGCCGTGCACGCCGACGGGACTCGGGTGGACATCCCGTCTGCCACGCAGACCCTGGAACTCGCCGCGGCTGCCGAGCCGGAGCTGCCCGAGGCGCTACCGGCCGGCCCCAGCCGTCGGTCGCCCCTGGGGGCGATCGCCGGCGCCCGCAGCGGCGACAAGGGCGGCTCGGCCAACGTCGGAGTCTGGGTTCGCACCGAGGAGCAGTGGCGCTGGCTGGCCCACACCCTGACTACCGAGAAGCTGCGCGAACTGCTGCCCGAGACCGCCGCCTTGCCGGTCACCCGCCATCTGCTGCCGAAACTGCGCGCGGTGAACTTCGTCATCGAGGGCATCCTCGGGCAGGGCGTGGCCTACCAGGCTCGTTTCGACCCGCAGGCCAAGGGACTGGGCGAATGGCTGCGTAGTCGTCATCTTGAGATACCCGAACAGCTGCTGTCAGAAGGGGAACTGTGA
- a CDS encoding GNAT family N-acetyltransferase: MLVNLWPFKAVERPGWPSVLGPLRVAAGVIRLRPVRMRDGVAWSRIRMADRGYLEQWEPSVEVDWVTRHGSASWPPLCSSLRTEARYGRMLPYVVELDGRFCGQLTVGNIAHGALRSAWIGYWVSSAVAGGGVATGAVALGLDHCFGPVGLHRVEATVRPENGASRAVLEKVGFRQEGLLKRYLDVDGAWRDHLLVAMTVEEVAGSVTSRLIQSGRAGRV; encoded by the coding sequence ATGTTGGTCAATCTGTGGCCGTTCAAGGCCGTTGAGCGCCCCGGCTGGCCGAGTGTGCTCGGGCCGCTGCGGGTGGCGGCCGGGGTGATCCGGCTGCGGCCGGTGCGGATGCGCGACGGGGTGGCGTGGAGTCGGATCCGGATGGCCGACCGCGGCTATCTGGAGCAATGGGAGCCCAGTGTGGAGGTTGACTGGGTGACCCGGCACGGCAGCGCCTCCTGGCCGCCGTTGTGCTCCAGCCTGCGCACCGAGGCCCGCTACGGGCGGATGCTGCCGTATGTCGTCGAACTCGACGGCCGGTTCTGCGGCCAGCTGACCGTGGGCAACATCGCCCATGGCGCGCTGCGGTCGGCCTGGATCGGCTACTGGGTCTCCAGCGCGGTGGCCGGCGGAGGTGTGGCGACCGGGGCGGTGGCGCTCGGGCTGGATCACTGCTTCGGGCCGGTGGGCCTGCACCGCGTGGAGGCCACGGTGCGGCCCGAGAACGGGGCCAGTCGAGCCGTGTTGGAGAAGGTGGGATTCCGCCAGGAAGGCCTGCTGAAGCGTTACCTCGACGTCGACGGCGCGTGGCGGGATCACCTGCTGGTGGCGATGACGGTCGAGGAGGTTGCCGGGTCGGTGACCTCTCGGCTGATCCAGTCCGGCCGGGCCGGCCGGGTCTGA
- a CDS encoding large conductance mechanosensitive channel protein MscL — translation MRDDVITVAIGLVVALAFSNLVEAFTKSVINPLVSATQPNTGGLGLGYQLGEAGNEATFVDLGAFISAIIYFIVFMATIYFFIVLPYKHIQKRRGKSVFGDEPPTKACPECTSEIAAEATKCKFCASSQPAA, via the coding sequence ATGCGTGATGACGTCATCACCGTTGCCATTGGTCTGGTCGTCGCGCTGGCGTTCTCCAACCTGGTCGAAGCCTTCACCAAATCGGTGATCAACCCGTTGGTCTCGGCCACTCAGCCGAATACCGGCGGGCTCGGATTGGGCTATCAGTTGGGGGAGGCCGGCAATGAGGCGACGTTCGTCGACCTCGGCGCGTTTATCTCGGCGATCATCTACTTCATCGTGTTCATGGCGACCATCTATTTCTTCATCGTGTTGCCCTACAAGCACATCCAAAAGCGGCGCGGAAAGTCGGTGTTCGGCGACGAGCCGCCGACCAAGGCCTGCCCGGAGTGCACGTCCGAGATCGCCGCTGAAGCGACCAAGTGCAAGTTCTGCGCCAGCTCGCAGCCAGCCGCCTGA
- the rpmF gene encoding 50S ribosomal protein L32 — protein MAVPKRRMSRANTRSRRAQWKAEATGLVNVTVAGRAHKIPRRLLKAARLGLIDLDRR, from the coding sequence ATGGCCGTGCCGAAACGCAGGATGTCGCGTGCGAACACTCGTAGTCGCCGCGCGCAGTGGAAGGCTGAGGCAACCGGCCTGGTCAACGTGACCGTCGCCGGCCGCGCCCACAAGATTCCGCGTCGCCTGCTCAAAGCCGCACGCCTGGGCCTCATTGACCTGGATCGCCGCTAA